In the Candidatus Hydrogenedentota bacterium genome, CATAGGCGCGACTTGGGCCGCGTGCTCCGGGCGGAGTCCGTCCCCCGGAAGCCTTGGAAGCTCATACAGGACACCCTCGCGCCCGGTGTGTGCTTTCACGGCCTCCGGCACAGTTGCGCCTCGTTATGGGCGGCAAACGGCGTCCCGCCTTTCCTGATACAGGCATGGCTTGGGCACAGCTCTATCAGCACAACGGAGGGATATGTGCATTGCGCGGCGATTGTTGACCCGCGTTTCAGTTTCGGATTGCCGGAAGCTCCGGCGCAACGCGAAAGGGCATGACATGGACAAGGCAAGGTTTCAAGAAATGGCGGAAGTGACGGGGATTTTCAACGGGGACAGCCTAACAATTGAAGAGGTGCGGGCGTACCTCACAACGGACAACATGTCCGCCATGTTTCCCGGGGAGCCGCCCCGCTACACGGAGGCGGAGCTTGCAGGGTTCGCGGCGGAGGTTGTCCGCGCGTGGTGTGTGATAGAATAGCAGCACCCGCAGGCAGGCCCCCACTTGCACGCGGGAAAGGGCGCGGGGTTTGTCAAATGTCCCCGCGCCCTTGCTACGTCTGGACGTGTCCACACCACACCCGGCCACCGTTCGGCCCGTGGCGGGCCTGTACGGCGGCGCAATCGCTACCCCTTGCGCCTGATGCTGGGCGTCGCCATTTCTCGCGGTTCTGGCCTGACGCCGTGCGCCTCCAAGTATCCAACGGTCGTATCCGTCCGCCTAGTCCGCGCGGGGTTGTGTCGCGTTACCTTTACACGCCGTTCCGGTTCCGGTGGCGGCACCTCCCGGAGCACCTCGGCGTTGAACACCTTCCCGCAGGACAGGCACCGCCTAAATCCCGGTTTGTCATTGACTGCGGCACTGTGCCATGATCCGCAGAAGCACTTGCGCCGGGGGGCCATGCGGACACCCTCGGCGGTGACGGACTCGGAAGTTTTCAGCATGGGATTACCCCTTGTAAAGTGCGCCTTACACAATGGCGGCGCGGTTATCATGGCGTTATGTATACCGTAATGTCTTTTTGTGTCGGTATGCAAAATGTTTGCGTAGTTGGCAGGGAAAGCCTCTCAGCCCCTCCCCCCCTAGGAAGGACCCGCCATTTTTTCCCAGTGCCCCAGCAAGGCACCATATAGGCCCATGACGGGCATTTAGTATCTTTTGGGGGTCTGCATACGTCCGGCATGTTTGCGCGCCTCCTGCGGCTTTATACGGCGTTCTATTTATCCGGCGGGGGGTTGGACCCCGACCGGGGGAGAGGCATAAAGGGCCTTCCCAGACGAAGCGACTGAAAGCGTTAGTTGATGGGCACCGTCGCGCCTCGCAGGCGCAACACCACCTCATGCAGAAGCGGCGCAGAACCGGGGAGAGATACGCGGGACACGCGGCACCGTGCAATCAGGTCTACGGCGTGATCGGGCAGCAGCTCGGCCAGCGCGCGGTATTCACTTTCAGCGGCAGCGGTGCGCGGGCTACCGAGTTCGTCCGCGCCGATGGCGGCGGCGCGCTGTAGCAGGTCCACAGCCTCGCGCACCATGTCACGGCGGGCACCCTCGGCGGCCAGCGCGGCGCGGTGGTCTTCGGTCTGCGCGTCACGGAACGGGCTTCCGGGACGGTGGGCACCTTCGGCCAGGTCGCGCAGCACGGCGGCAAGGTCGGACTCCAGAAGGGAAACGGCCATGCGCCGGGACTCGCGGTCAGCTTGGGCGGCTTCCCAGCGGGTGCGCGGCGTCTCCGGGTCTTTCGTGTTCATGCGCAATTCATGCTGATACGCCGTCCACAATTTGGCGGCGTTGGCTTCGGCCTGGGCCAGTAGCGCGCGGGCGTCTCGGAGGCGGTCGGCGGTGGCGTGGACTTCGGCGGGCATGAAGTGATCAGCGCGGGCGGTCTGTTTGGTCTTAGCGGTCATTGTTAGATTCCTTTCAGTTGATGATCAGCGGCACAAAAAAATCTTGGCTTCGGCTTCAAGGCACTGGGCACGCGACAGGCGCGGTCGGAACGGCTGGCCATGGATTCCACACCACGGCAGCAGGCGCAGAAACTTTTCCGTTTCCTCCTGGGCGGTCAATTCGCCGTCAAGGTCCAGACCAAACAGACCGGAGGGCGGCGGGGTCGGCTTACCAATGGGGCGCGGCCTCGGCGGGTCATTCGGTTGTGGAGGATGCGCGGCAAAATGGGGGTTAGCATGGGTCATTGTGGTTTCCTTTCACGGCTTGCCCGTTCTGGCCTGTTTCCGGCCCTTGGGGCGTTTTTAGGGTTTCAGCGGATACAGACAAGGCCTCGGAGGTGATCGCGCCTCTACGGGCCTCTGCGGCGGTTTCTTTTTCCACGCGGCGCGCGACTTCGGCGCGGAGCTGGGCGACAACGGCGCGGACTTCATAGAACGGGCGGCCAGCAGCTTCCATGCGGGCGACTTCGGCGCGGAGTTCGGTTTCCCTGTTCACAGCCTCACCTCCAAGACGCGCGCGGACGGACACGCGGCCCGCACTTCGGCGACAGGGACCGGGACGGAGACGGTGGTGTAATCCGCGTTCCGCGCCAGACGGGCCCCGAAGTGATCAGCCCATTGCAAGCCGTGCTTCCGCCATGCTCCGTAAAGCTCGTGGCCATTGACAGACAGGCACCTCTTGGGGGTCGGCAAGTAGTACAGGAACACCCGGGCGGGGCGGTCCTGAATCCACCCCGGCCAGACACGGCGCGGGCCGATGTGCGCAAGCTCCACCAGAACGTCTGACAGCCGTTTCCTGTACGGCCTGATTTTGAGCTGGCACGGGACAAGGCGCGGTTCCCCGGTGACGGCCAGCCAGTAATCAACCCCGTCTTTATCCTCCCTCAATGTGGCGGGCTTGTACTCCATGAATCCCGGGACCGTTTGCCGGAACAGGCTGGCCAGTTGGCACGGCCCAAGAGTTCCGGCCCGAAGCTGGGAACCGAAGTCATGGACGGCCCGACAGCCGGACGCCTCCGGCGTCCCGGCGGCGGGGCCTGCCTCCATGTCTTGGGCCGACGGGCGAGACGCTGAAAGCGTTCGTCCGTCCGGCCCTCTTCCGTTTCCGGAACGGTGCGCCACCTCTTGCGCACCTTCCGGAACAGGGGGGTTCTTAGGGGGGATTTCTCCCTCTCTCACGTCGTATGCGGTTGCGGTTTCTTTAAGGCCCGCGTACGCCGTTCCGTCTGTATTGTTATACTGATAGGGGTCAGAATGGGCAATCATTGTCCGCCACCTCCCCCATGCTCTGGAATGTTCCAGTGGGAACAATCGCCTCATAGGCCCTTCCACCGCCCTCCGGTGTCCGCTGTTCCCTGCGGACAAGGCGGTGAGCTTCGGCGGTTTTGAGAGCTTCCAGCGCGTGCGCGGGTGTCCAGTCCAAAGCGTCTGTCAGTTCCCGGCCAGCGTTGCGCTGGTTTCGGATACCCGATTCCGTGACGGCGGCGCGGGGGTTGTCGCGTAGCCACTGGACAAGCTCATGCGCGGCCTGTTCGGCGTTGCGGCGGGTGTCCACCTCAACAAGCGCGCCGTGCTCCGTCCTTTCCAGCGCGACATGCGCACCGGGTCCGTAGCTGTTTTTCACGATTCCCAGGAACAGGCCTTTTCTGTCCTCACGGGCCAGAAGGGCTACCCAACGAGACCGACATGTCAGAGCACTTCCACCACGCGCGGCGTGCTGGTCGGCACGGCCTCCGGCTGCGGCACTAAGTTTGTTGACGTGGTGACTCACTACCACGGCGCACCCGGTAGACTCGGCCAGACGCGCCAGCTCCTGGGCTATGGCGTTCATGCTCCCGTTGTCGTTTTCCTGAATCTCCATAATGGACGCCAGCGGGTCAAGAAAAAGCACGTCCGGTTTATTCTGGCGCACCCATTGCCGGAGCTTTTCGTATGCCGCAGTCTGTACGACGGCCCCGTTTTCCGACAGAGTGAACAGGGTTCCCATGTCATTGAACACGGCAAGACGGCCCTCATTGAACGCCTCGCGGAGAGCGTTCTGCGGGACGCGGGAGTATGCGCACAAGGTAAGCAGTCGCTTGCGGACAATCTCGCGCGAATCTTCAGCGGCGACAACGGCGACACGCAACGGACGGGCGGGTGCGAAGCTCGGCCAGACAGTGAAGCCTGTCGCGCTGGACACGGCCAGCGTTAGAACACAATGAGACTTCCCGAGGCCACTGTCACCTAAGAGCACGCCGAACGTTCCCGGCGGTGGACCGTTCCGGAAAAGCGGTTCCGGCGGTTCCGGCGCGCCGAGAATGTCAGACGGCACAAGGCCCTCGTCTGCGGACCCGGTGGTGAGTTCCACCACGCGCGCGGCCAGCGCGGCGGCGTCTGCGGTGTCTCCGTTCCGCAGGCACCCGGCCAGCAACGCGGCGGTCCGTTCGGCGTCACGGGCACGGGCGGCGGCGGCAACGTCCCGCGCGTATGCGGGCGCATGGCATGAGGTCGGCGCGGAATCTGTCAGGGCGGACACCTGCTCGGCATTTGGGGCCAGCGGTCCCCCATGCGCCCGGAGGTACTCCGTCACCGTGGCGGGGTCAACAGGTTTCCCGGAGTCGGCAAGGTCAACAATCGCGGTCCAGACCTCGCGGTGTTGGCCGACGGCGAAGGGGTCCTTTGTCGCCTCCAAGATTCCGCGCACCTCCGGCAAGGCGCGGTCCGGGGAGAGTAGCAGGGCTCCCAGCAGGGCGCGCTCAGCCTCAACAGGCGGCTGGCTTTCGGCGGGGGCGAAACTGGCGCGGACAATCCGCGAAAGGTCTGAATCTTGGGACATTACAGCGGCAGACATTTGAAGCCCTCCGCCTCGAATCCGACAGACACGCGCGGGCCGTCCGTCCATGACTCAACCTTCTGCCAAAACTCGGAAAGGGCTCCTGTCTCTCGGGTGCTCTGCGGTCCCCCATTGACCCATTCCGGCGCCCCGATAGGGGCGTAGAAAACAATGTCCGTGTCCGTGGACACGCCGTCCACCTTCACCACGGCCTCGCGCCTAACAGTGAACATGCAGGACGGGGGAACGCCGAACCAATCACGAAACAGGCAAAGCCCGTCATTCATGCGTTCATTGGGAACCACGACAAAGGCATGGAAGCATTCTTCCGTGTCTGGAAATTCAAGGCGGCGGAGCGTCTTGTGCTCCATGTTCCAGTCGGGGTAAATCGCCAGAACCCGGAAGTCATAGACGGGTCGCGCGTCCTCTTTTTTCTTTCGTTCCGCCTTCTTCACCTGCTGGTCAGCGGCGTTCAATGAGACTTCCCCGGCCCTCACCTTTTCCAGAAGCTCGGGGGCCTCCTGCTGGATTTTCTTGGCGGTGGCGACAGAGCGGGCGGACACACCCAGCATTGCAGCCGCGTCGTCTGCGGCGCGGTGCTCCCTCTCCGTCTCGGGATTGCCTCCGTGCAAATTTGCACTATCCCTATCGGGCGTCTTTCCAGGCCTTCCCTTGCCTCCGATTGTTGCGCCCTTTTTGGCGCCCTCAACCTTTCTTTCCCGCGCCTCCGGTTCCAGCAGGGGCAAGACGTCTGTTGCTATTGCGGCCCGCTGTCCGGGGGTGAGGTGGCGGCGGTGAAGGTTCCACGACAGAACGTCTAGGACAGGCTGCGTGCCAACGTAGGACGTGACGCGCGGTTCCACGTCCGCCAGAAGGCAGGCGCGGTATCTGTTGCGCCCGTCTAGGATTTTCCCCTGGTAGACAACAATGTCCTCGCGCTGGCCGTTCTCGTTTATGTCTTTTGCGAGTTCGGCCAGGTCGGCGTCAGACATGAGCGGGAACAGTTCCGCGATTGGGTGGTCCGTGTACTCGTACACGCCACCCCTTTTTTCCTGCTTGACTTCTTGGGCGTGATCAGTTAGACTCATTTTGTTACCTCCGTCCCGGGAACGCACAATCAGGGAACCCGGCGACATTCTGGCCTCGCTAGTTACAGCTGGCGGGGCCTTTTCTTTTTGCCCCTGGAGTTACAGCCCCGGAGGCGGATTCAAATCCGACGGCCAGCGCGGCCAGCGCCTCGCGGGATATGCGCAAGTCGCGCCCAAGACGGACAGCGGCCAGCCGCCCGGAGGCAACCAAGCGGTAAACTGTAACCGGGGAACATTGAAGTTCTTCGGCGACTTGGGCAACCCGTAAATACATTTGCTGTCTCCTATTCTGTACTACCTTAGCCTAACATGTCCAAAGTGTATCAGACACCCCCTGTAAAAATCAAGTGACACCAGCCGTTTCAGGGCCTGATAAAACCCTAAAATTAGGACGTTACCAGACACCCGGGGAGGGTAAAGCGCGCTTTACATTGACACGGGACGGCGGAAACGGTAGACTGAACGCCGACAATTGAACAGACCGGGTTGAATGTGTGCCCAAAAAGTGTGCCAAAACAGGCCGAAAACTTGGGCATTATTCACTACTGGCGATAGTTGAATTAGAACAGGGCGGCATATTCTAAACGCTTGATAATGCGGCGTTTATAACTTATGCCCGGGTGGTGGAATTGGCAGACACGCTAGACTAAGGATCTAGTCCCTCACGGGGTGCGAGTTCAAGTCTCGCCTCGGGCACCATTTCAGACAATGAAAGCCTCCGCAACGCGTTGCGGAGGCTTCTTCTTTGCCGGGGGATCACACCGGGTTGGTGTAGATGCGCGCCGGTCCGGCGTAGGGGTCGAAGACCGTGATGCCGTTCCGGTTGAAGATGGCCGTCACGGGCGCGCCGAGGCCCTTTTCCAGGTATTCGTGGTTGCGCCGGACCACCTCGCGGGCGGCGTGCACGATGAGCACGGAGACGCGGGCCTGTTCGGCGTTGGGATAGTGGGGGGCCAGCTCGTCCAGGGTTTTCCCCAGGAACTTCATTTCCGCCACCTTTTCCACACAGACCACGAGGCTGTCCACGCCGTAGCCGACATAGGCGGGCGGGCCGCTTTCCCGGGGCACGTCGCGGGTGAAGTGGGTGTTGGCCGTGCGCATGCCCCCGCCCCGGTGCAGAAAGCGCAGGCCCCGGTACTGGCTGTCGGACTCCACCAGCCCGTCGGTGCCGAAAAGCTGGCTCTCCTGGTTGACCGGCCCCTCAAAACCCTCCGGCAGGATCCAGCTGTTGATGAAGTCAATGCTCATGCCATTGTCGAACTGGACCTTCACCTGCACGGCGTCGAACGCGTCCAGGTTGAAGTCGCGGCGGAGCTTCTTTTTCTGGCCGACGGCGTGGAGGGACACGGGCTTGACGCCGAAGTAGGCGACATAGAGGTCGGTCCAGTGGCAGCCCACATAGCTGAAGGGGTCGCTCTTCCCGGCCCACTTCGCGAAGGCCCCGGTGGACACTGACAGCGGCTCCTCCAGCACGGCGCGCCCGTAGAGCGGGTCGCCGATGCGGTTTGCGATGTCGTCGCGCAGGCGCAGGTGGTCGGGGTCGTAGCGCTTGTGCATGTCCACGCCCACGATGCGGTTGGCCTTCCGCGCCGCCACGAGCACCGCGTCCGCCTCGTTGGCGTCCAGCGTCATGGGCTTTTCCGTGATGACGTGGACGCCGCGCTCCAGCGCCGCCAGGATGGGCGCCGTGTGCAGGTGGTCCGGCGTGGCCACGGCGAGGATGTCGAGGTCGGGGAAGCCGTTCAGAAGGTCCACCCAGGGGGTCTCGCCGTGGTACAGGGCGAAGTCCGGGCCGTGCGCGGCGAACTCCTCCCGCTTGCGCAGGCCGCTGGCCTCGGTGTTCGTGGCGAGGGCGACGAAATTCACGCGGATGTCGCCCAGTTCCCGGGCGCGGTCATCCAGCCCGAGACGTCCCAGCCAGGGTGGCAGGCCGCCGCGCTGGAGCTGGGCATAGGTGCGCAGATGCACGTCGCCGCCGAACATGCCGGCGCCGACGAGTCCTATGGTGAGGACACGTTCCGTCATGGCGCCTCCTTCTTTTCGGGGAGCGGCGGCCTCACATCGGGGGCCATGTCCCCGGAAAACACCTCGATGTGCGTGACCTTCCTCGCCGAGTCCACCAGGGTCTCCAGCACCTCCTGTTTCTTCCGCGCGAGGACGGCCGCGCGGAGCCGCTCCGAGGCCTTCTCGTAGGGGACCACCCCCGGCTCGTTCACGCCGTCCACGCGCAGCAGATGCCACGCGCCGCCCCCCTCGAAGGGCTCGGGCAGCTCACCGGCGGGCTGAAGGAATATCTTCTCGGCGATCAACGGCGGGAAGCCGGCGCCCGACGCCTCAAGAAAACGCCCGCCATGCTCGGAAACCGCGGGGTCCTCGCTCATCTCCCGGGCGACCTCCTCGAAGGCCTCGCCCGCCAGAATGCGGCTGCGCGCCGCCTCCGCGCGCTCCTTGGCGTGCTGCGAGTCCTCCGGGGTGTCCCCTTTGACAGTCACCACGAGGTGGGAGACGTCCGCAGTCCGAACGGAGCGGCGCATGAGGCCCTCCGCGCTCAGGGCGTCGTAGTGCGCCCGGACCTCGTCTTCTGTCACGGAAAGGTTCGCGGTCTTCTGGTCGGAATAGGCGCGGATGGCCAGCCGTGCCCGGATTTCCCGGCGCAGGGTGTCCGCATTGACGCCCGTGCGGGTCATCCACTCCTGAAAGCGCTCCTCGGAGGGGAACCCGGCCCGCGCCCGCGCGAACTCCTTCTCGACGGCGGCGTCTTCGATGGAAACCGAGGCCTCGGCGATCTGCTGGAGAACGACGGCGTCAATCCGCGCGCCCAGCGTCTCGCGGCGGAACGCCCCGTCACGGATCACCGGACGGCCCGTGCGGGCGGCGAGCTGGCGCGCGCGGATCGTCAAATCCCGCTGGAACTCCTCGCCTGTGATGACGTACTGACCAACCTGCGCGATTTTTTCCGGCAGCGGGGGGAGTTCAGGCGGCGCGGCTTCCCCGGCCCCCGCAAGGGCGGGGAGAAGAACGGCCCAGACCAGAAGTGCGCCCGCGGCTCTCACAGTGTCACCGCCTTGCCGGTTTCGGCGGATTTGTAAATGGCCTCAATGAGCGCGACGGCGTTGCGGCCCTCGCGCCCGTCAATGTACGCCGGGCGGTCCTTCAGGATGGCCTGGGCGAAGTCCTCGATCTGGAGCAGGTGTCCCCCGATCTTGAGGCTGCTCAGGGGGTCGCCCGCGCCGGAGCCCAGCTCGGACTCGCAGTTCATCATGGCCGCCACTTTCTTGTCCACAGCCCGCGCCTTCTTGAACTGCCAGAACTTGATCGCCCCGTCCTCGACATAGGCGCTGCCGTCGGTGCCGTGGACCTCCACGCGCGCCGGATGGCCCGGCCAGATGGCGGTGCTGCCCTCGATCACGCCGAAGGCCCCGCTCTTGAACTCCAGCATGACCGTCGCCAGATCCTCGACCTCCAGTCCGGCATGCAGGGCGCGGGTGGTCTGCGCCCGCACCTTCGCCACGGGGCCCATGAACCATTGGAGCAGGTCAATCTGGTGGATGCCCTGGTTCATGAGCGCGCCGCCGCCGTCCAGTTTTTTCGTGCCGCGCCACGCGCCGCTGGCGTAGTATTCCGGCGACCGGTACCACTTGATGTACGCGTCGCCGAGCACCAGTTTTCCAAAGCGCCCCTGGTCAATGGCCTGCTTGATGAGGCGGTTTGCCTCGGCGAAGCGGCTCTGGAAAATGCAACCGAGCCGGACCCCCGCCTTTTCCGTGGCGGCGATGATCTTGTCAATGCGTTTCGTGGTCACATCGAGGGGCTTCTCCGACAGCACGTGTTTCCCGGCCCGCGCGCAGGCCACGGCGATCTCCATGCGCAGCCCGCTGGGCACGCACAGGCACACCGCCTGGATGTCCTTCCGCTCCAGCAGGCGGTTGTAGTCGGTGTAAAGCTCCACGCCGTATTTGTCCGCCAGCCGGCGGCCGACAGGCTCAAACACGTCGGAGACCGCGACCAGTTTCGCGGACTTGGAGGCGGCGATGGCCGCCGCGTGCACGGGGCCGATGTTCCCGCAGCCGATGATGCCGAATCCCACTCGCGCCATTGGATGTTCCTCCGTTGTCTTGTCATTGCCGGTGGTTCCCGGTGGGGCAGGGGTGGTGTTAACGGTCCCACCGCACGGAGCGCACCAGGGAGAGCAAGTGTACTACATGTTCGTGGGGCGTTTCCCGGAGCAGGCCGTGGCCGAGGTTGAAGACATGGCCCCTGCCGCCGCCCTGGCGCAGGCACTCCAGCGCCGCCGCGTCCACGGCGTCCAGGGGGCCGGACGCGAGCAGCTGGTTGTCCAGATTCCCCTGCACCACCGTGTTCGCGCCGAGTTCCGCGCGCGCTTCAGCGACGGACAGTGGGACGGGCAGGCTGAGGACGTCCGCCCCCGCGTCGGCGAGCAGGCGCGGCGGCGGCGCCGCGTCGGGGAAATGGGCGAAGTGGATGGTCGTGCCCCGGCCCCGGAGGGCGCCGAAGACGCGCTGCTGGAAGGGCAGGGCGAAACGCCGGTACTCCTCCGGCATGAACAGGTGCGCGGCGGACTCGAAGAGCTGGACCGCCGCCGCGCCGCAGTCGAACTGGTGCCCGAGCCACGCCGCCACAGAATCGGCCAGCACACCCAGCACCGCCTCGGCGGCGTCGGGGTGTTCCGACAGCAGGGCGCGGGTGCGCGGGATGCCGTCCCGGAAGCCCCGGCCCTCGGCGAGAAAGGCCAGCAGGGTGAGCGGCGCGCCCGCAAAGCCCAGAACCGGCAGACCATCGGCCTCCTGGAGCACCGAACGGAAGAGCGGCGCCGCATGGGGCATGTCGGCGGCGGGGTCGAGCGGGCGAAGGGCGAGCAGGGCCTCCGGCCCGTCCAGGGGGTTCTCAATGACCGGTTCGGGCGCGAAGCGGAATGGCGCGCCCATGGGGCCCAGGGGGGTCAGGATGTCCTGGAAGACAATGAGGGCGTCCACGCCCAGGCGCGCGGGCAGCAGGGTGATTTGCGCGGCGGCCTCCGCGCTGGAAAACAGGTCCTGAAGGGGCAGGGGATGGGCCTCGCGGAACGCGAGATAGGCCGGGTCGGTGCGCCCCGCCTGGCGCATGAGCCAAACGGGAGTGCGCTCCACCGCGTCGCCGCGCAGCGCGCGGACCAGCAGGGGGCCCTCTCCGTTGCGGGTGTCCTCGTCCCTTCTCATCGGCCCTAGTTCCCCGGACGCCGGTTCCACAGGACGATGCCCACGCCGATGACGGCGATGCCGATGAGCGGGGTCATGCCCAGGGGAATCTTCTCCAGGAGGTCCGGGGCGATGCCGAAGAACATCATGGCCGCCGGGATTCCCCCGGCCAGCGCCAGAATCACACCCACCCAGGTCATCATGTCTCAGTCTCCTATTGGATGCGCCGGCACGCCGACGGCTCAGCCGAAAAGGTCCGCCGCGCCGAACTCCATGTAGCCACTGTCCGGGGCGTTGGTCCAGTGGCCGTCCTTGTGAAGGTGCTCAAACCCGAGCCACAGCTTGCCGTCTGTGGGGGCGTACACCACGCTCATGACGTTCCAGTCGTTCTCCGCCAGCATCTCCGTATTGTGGGCCACCGTGGCCGCGATGGTCATGGCCTCCTCCGGGCCGATCCTGCGCGGGGCGCCCGCTTCGACGACTTTCGTGTTCCGCACGGGAAAAATGTATTCCGACCCCGTCTCGTAGGCCCGGATCATGTCGTGCATGGGCTTGTGGCAGGTGGTGTAGGTGCTGCCCGAGCCGTCCCGGCCCAGCGGGTTCCCCGTGTTCTCCGGGTCGCCGGGGCCGTCGTCCGCCGCCTGAAGCGCGCGGGCCTTCGGCCCGAAGGCCGTGTCCGCCCGCATCACCGCCTCCGTCAGGGGCAGGCCGTAGGGCGTTTCGCGCCCGTCCGGGGCCTGCCAGACGGCGGCGGCCTCCTTCGGGTCGTTGTCGAGGAAAACCTCGCAGACCTCGTGGTTGGTCTCGAACGCCGCCGCACGGGGCTGGAACGCCGCCGTGCCGTAGTTCTCCGGGTCGCCGTCGGCGATGAGGTAGTTGTAGCCGATGGTGTGCCGCGCCGAGGCGATGATGCGGACGGCGTCCTCCAGGCAGGCGGACTCCTCGAGAAGCTGGCGCGCCATGAGCGTCCACGGCGTGCCGTCCAGCTCCTCGCGCACGCTGAACGCCCCCACCTCGGAGAGCGTGATGCCCCGGGCGTTCATGCCCGCCAGCGCGCCGATGACCCCCGCGTAGCCCGTGGTGACACAGGGGATGCCGTCCGCCGGGCTGTACACCGTGACCAGGCGCTCCGTGTGCATGCCCGACTGCGACAACCAGTCCAGATTCCGCACGGAGAACATCTTGCCCCCCACCGTCCGCGCCCCCCACACCGCGAACATGGTGCAGGAAGGGCCCTCCGGCAACTCCGGGGGATTCTGGAGCATCTCAAGGATCTCGGGGCTGACAAACTCAAAGGCGCGCTCGTCGCGCTTGTACA is a window encoding:
- a CDS encoding Gfo/Idh/MocA family oxidoreductase, whose protein sequence is MARVGFGIIGCGNIGPVHAAAIAASKSAKLVAVSDVFEPVGRRLADKYGVELYTDYNRLLERKDIQAVCLCVPSGLRMEIAVACARAGKHVLSEKPLDVTTKRIDKIIAATEKAGVRLGCIFQSRFAEANRLIKQAIDQGRFGKLVLGDAYIKWYRSPEYYASGAWRGTKKLDGGGALMNQGIHQIDLLQWFMGPVAKVRAQTTRALHAGLEVEDLATVMLEFKSGAFGVIEGSTAIWPGHPARVEVHGTDGSAYVEDGAIKFWQFKKARAVDKKVAAMMNCESELGSGAGDPLSSLKIGGHLLQIEDFAQAILKDRPAYIDGREGRNAVALIEAIYKSAETGKAVTL
- a CDS encoding helix-turn-helix domain-containing protein translates to MYLRVAQVAEELQCSPVTVYRLVASGRLAAVRLGRDLRISREALAALAVGFESASGAVTPGAKRKGPASCN
- a CDS encoding Gfo/Idh/MocA family oxidoreductase; this encodes MTERVLTIGLVGAGMFGGDVHLRTYAQLQRGGLPPWLGRLGLDDRARELGDIRVNFVALATNTEASGLRKREEFAAHGPDFALYHGETPWVDLLNGFPDLDILAVATPDHLHTAPILAALERGVHVITEKPMTLDANEADAVLVAARKANRIVGVDMHKRYDPDHLRLRDDIANRIGDPLYGRAVLEEPLSVSTGAFAKWAGKSDPFSYVGCHWTDLYVAYFGVKPVSLHAVGQKKKLRRDFNLDAFDAVQVKVQFDNGMSIDFINSWILPEGFEGPVNQESQLFGTDGLVESDSQYRGLRFLHRGGGMRTANTHFTRDVPRESGPPAYVGYGVDSLVVCVEKVAEMKFLGKTLDELAPHYPNAEQARVSVLIVHAAREVVRRNHEYLEKGLGAPVTAIFNRNGITVFDPYAGPARIYTNPV
- a CDS encoding uroporphyrinogen decarboxylase, whose translation is MRRDEDTRNGEGPLLVRALRGDAVERTPVWLMRQAGRTDPAYLAFREAHPLPLQDLFSSAEAAAQITLLPARLGVDALIVFQDILTPLGPMGAPFRFAPEPVIENPLDGPEALLALRPLDPAADMPHAAPLFRSVLQEADGLPVLGFAGAPLTLLAFLAEGRGFRDGIPRTRALLSEHPDAAEAVLGVLADSVAAWLGHQFDCGAAAVQLFESAAHLFMPEEYRRFALPFQQRVFGALRGRGTTIHFAHFPDAAPPPRLLADAGADVLSLPVPLSVAEARAELGANTVVQGNLDNQLLASGPLDAVDAAALECLRQGGGRGHVFNLGHGLLRETPHEHVVHLLSLVRSVRWDR
- a CDS encoding AAA family ATPase; translation: MSAAVMSQDSDLSRIVRASFAPAESQPPVEAERALLGALLLSPDRALPEVRGILEATKDPFAVGQHREVWTAIVDLADSGKPVDPATVTEYLRAHGGPLAPNAEQVSALTDSAPTSCHAPAYARDVAAAARARDAERTAALLAGCLRNGDTADAAALAARVVELTTGSADEGLVPSDILGAPEPPEPLFRNGPPPGTFGVLLGDSGLGKSHCVLTLAVSSATGFTVWPSFAPARPLRVAVVAAEDSREIVRKRLLTLCAYSRVPQNALREAFNEGRLAVFNDMGTLFTLSENGAVVQTAAYEKLRQWVRQNKPDVLFLDPLASIMEIQENDNGSMNAIAQELARLAESTGCAVVVSHHVNKLSAAAGGRADQHAARGGSALTCRSRWVALLAREDRKGLFLGIVKNSYGPGAHVALERTEHGALVEVDTRRNAEQAAHELVQWLRDNPRAAVTESGIRNQRNAGRELTDALDWTPAHALEALKTAEAHRLVRREQRTPEGGGRAYEAIVPTGTFQSMGEVADNDCPF